CCGGTGCGGCCTGCGATATTCCCTCGCTTCTCTACTCCTACTCGTTCGAGCCGAATCCGGGCTGGACTCGTACCTACTCGGGGAGCGCTGAGATCCTCGAATATATCGACGATATGGTCGACAAGTACGATCTTGCCCGGTTCATCCAGTTTGATACCGACGTGACTGCCTTGGAATTCGATGAGAGTGCCGGCATCTGGATGGCCGACACGGCAGATGGAAAGCGGTATCACACCCGGTCAGTTGTGATGGCCAGTGGACCACTTGCCAACGCCAGCTTTCCCGATATTCGGGGTATTGACTCGTACGGTGGAAAAAAGATCCACAGCGCTCGATGGGACCATGGCTACGATCTCGGCGGTAAGAGGGTTGCAGTCATCGGGACAGGCGCGAGCGCGGTTCAGATCATTCCCGAGCTCGTAAAGTCGGCTGCCTCGGTCAAAGTCTTCCAGAGAACGCCCGGCTGGGTGTTGCCCAGGGTGAACTTCAGGCATCCGGCCTGGGCGCGTTCGACCTTCACACACCTGCCGGTGAGCGAACAAGCGCTCCGCGACGCGTGGTTTTGGGCCCACGAAGTGATGGCAGTGGGTATGGTCTGGAACACCGCCGCGACGTCCGCGATACAGCTGGCGGCCAAGGCTCATCTCCGTCGGCAGGTGAAAGACTCCTGGTTGAGACGTCAGTTGACGCCCCATTTCAGGCCTGGATGCAAGCGCATGCTCATGACCAGTGATTATTACCCTGCGCTACAGGCGGATAACTGCAAGCTGATCAGCTGGCCGATCGCCACATTGTCACCCAACGGTGTTCGGACCGCCGACGGTGTCGAGCACGAAGTGGACTGTATCGTATTTGCCACTGGCTTCGATGTGGCCAAACGTGGCACCCCGTTCCCGATTAGCGGCCTCGGCGGTCGGAAGCTCGGCGATGAATGGTCTCAGGGGACATTTGCCTTCAAGAGCGTGAGCGTGGCCGGGTATCCGAACTTATTCTTCACTTTCGGACCGAATTCCGGGCCAGGCCACAACTCGGCGCTCGTATATATGGAGGCTGCAATTGACTATATAGTCAAGGCGATCAAGCTCCTTCAGCAAAATGACATCGGCACTTTGGATGTGAGGGAGGATCGTCAGGACCGCTATCACTCCGAAATTCAGCGCCGCCTTCGACGAACGACTTGGAATTCGGGGTGCAGCAGTTGGTATTTGACCGAGGACGGCTACAACGGCACGATGTACCCAGGTTTCGCGACCCAGTTTATGAGAGAACTATCCCGCTTGGATCCTCATGATTACGTGATAACCCGGCGCGACGATACACACGTCGAGCTGACGCAATCACTCTGAATACAAGTTTG
This genomic window from Mycobacteroides chelonae contains:
- a CDS encoding flavin-containing monooxygenase gives rise to the protein MTGTTTTLIVGAGFAGIGAAIRLLQEGTDDFVILERSDRVGGTWRDNTYPGAACDIPSLLYSYSFEPNPGWTRTYSGSAEILEYIDDMVDKYDLARFIQFDTDVTALEFDESAGIWMADTADGKRYHTRSVVMASGPLANASFPDIRGIDSYGGKKIHSARWDHGYDLGGKRVAVIGTGASAVQIIPELVKSAASVKVFQRTPGWVLPRVNFRHPAWARSTFTHLPVSEQALRDAWFWAHEVMAVGMVWNTAATSAIQLAAKAHLRRQVKDSWLRRQLTPHFRPGCKRMLMTSDYYPALQADNCKLISWPIATLSPNGVRTADGVEHEVDCIVFATGFDVAKRGTPFPISGLGGRKLGDEWSQGTFAFKSVSVAGYPNLFFTFGPNSGPGHNSALVYMEAAIDYIVKAIKLLQQNDIGTLDVREDRQDRYHSEIQRRLRRTTWNSGCSSWYLTEDGYNGTMYPGFATQFMRELSRLDPHDYVITRRDDTHVELTQSL